The window TGTACCTTTTTGACCATTTTCGCCACGAGGACCCTCATTTGCAATTGCACCCTTGTCACCATTGATGCCAATTTCGCCATGTATACCTTTTAAGCCAGGTAGTCCAGTTTCTCCCTGAGGACCTTTTGCACCTGTCAATCCCTTTTCACCAGGCAAACCCTTGTTTCCAGTAGGACCAACTATACCTATCGAGCCCTTTTCGCCCCTGTAACCCTTATCTCCTTCTCTACCTTTAGCTCCAAATTCTCCCTTGTCTCCGTCTGGGCCATTTGTCCCATTTACACCTTTGTCTCCGTCTTGACCTTTATCACCTATTTGGCCTTTATCTCCAATTGGTCCTCTTTCACCTTTTAGACCCTGTTCTCCATTTTGACCTTTCATTCCAGTTGGTCCCTTTTCTCCAAGTGGACCTTTATCTCCTGTTTGTCCCTTGGCTCCACTTGAACCTTTGTCTCCTATTTCGCCTTTGTCGCCCGATACGCCAGATAAACCTCTTAGTCCATAATCACCTCTCTCACCTTTCTCTCCCTTATCGCCAGCGTTGCATTTTTTATCCAACGGACCTGTTTTAAGACTGGAACCAGCTCCATCCCTGTAGACCTTTTCAACTTTAGTCGGCGCTTCAAATTCTCTGTTATCTTTTAATAAAGTACATTTTATCAAACGAAGTAAAATAAGGAAGATCaactatataatttaaaaaagacGTTAATGATACAGTTTTCAATCCAGACCAAATAAAATAGATATGGTGAATTTAAATTCTTCATCATTGTACCATACACTATGCAAGATCAGTCACCAATTGCAAATTCAGCaatcaaaacagaaataattaataaataataaaagacaaCAACTATCGATGTTCCTGAGTCTCGGCATACACATAAACATATGGTGAAGTTAAACATATATCTATATTATCCATTCCTTGTTTAATATCAATAAGGTGAATCATAAAAAAGAGAGGCGATATATACAAAAGGAATAATCAATATCATAAGTCGAAActaaactgacaatgcaatggaAAAACGACTGAAAGACAAACAATCAACtaagaaaactgaagactaatcAACAGGAACTCGATCAAAAACCAGGAAGACCTCATGGTTCCGGAAGGGAAAGCATATCCTGTTCAACATGTGGCAGCCGGCGtattgctcatgtaagtacataTTCAGTGAGACATCGGTAAGTCACATTTGACTAAAAGAGGATCGGATTGTGGTTACGATTAGACTATTACAAAAGTGCATGCAAAAAAGTACCATAGAAGTCAGTACATCAAACTCAACCAAGCTGCACAAAATCATGTACATTTTGTTTACGTAGAAATTTTCATATATACAAAGCATTCCGAGGATAAATTTTCATATTATTGAATCAACTAACTAATGCAAATTACCAAACATATAAAACTGAAAACGTAACAATACGTCAAATATGCATACCAATTTATCAATTAATATTTCCGGCTTTCAAATTCTTTTTTACCTCTTTATCTTGAATTCTTATTATAGTTTGTAAGAAGCAATATAGGGAAAAGAAAACATATGAAGGGTCAATTCTATTTTGAATATTAGACATCCGCATAATGTGACAGTTATATTCGTATTAAGAATTCATATTGATTTGCAATAACTGCACGATATATTTTTTCCTTGATACTCCAGGTAATGGCAGTTAACACCATTTACCATgtctaattatttataaaactagCTCTGTCCTTAGCCGTGCAAAATGTTGGTCTCGAACGTAACCTGATACATTTTGATTATAGTTGTTCCAGAATCACGTGACATGCACACACATACTTGTACCATAGCTTTTTTTGTCATACGCTTCCCGAATAAATCTTAGGTTAACCTTGTGGTAGTATAGAGGTTTAAACTCTTCAAGcctacatgataaaattgagtatggaaatggggaatgtgtcgaagagacaacaacccgaccatagaaaaaacatacaacagcagaaggtcaccagcaggtcttcaatgcagcgaaaaattgaACTTACTTGATAATCGAACTAGTCTATCTGCACTTGTTAGTTTCGAAGTATTTAAAGTCAATTGCTGTATCTGCGTTTCTAGTCTTGCAATCTTTTTAATATAAGCTGAAAAATATCTAATGTTCAattaattattaaataatatcagcATAAATGGAACTTAACTGCTTCGATCTGGTAGTGCGATGATCGCCTGATGCGAAGGTATGTGGCTTCATTTAAACTACAGacgttttatattatatattctgTTTTTCCTCCAACACGCTACATGcagaaataaaatgcaaaaaaaaaaatggtcggtACGGAGTCAAAATGATGTGTCTTGACAGGGTAGCATGTACTCCTGCTAACTGACATGACATGCAGCGTCTCAGTATTATACTAGTTGGTCTCCATTCATGGCTAATAGACATTTTCTCGTTCATTGTAAGCAGGTGATTTTTTTCCGCTGAATGTATGTAGCTAtctttgaatttataaatttttgaaatagaaaCAGCCAATCAAAGGTATCACAAAGAACTATTTCAAAGACCGTATATTATGGCGACATTTATAGAACTCTTGGGGGGTATTTGGTCGTTGGATGTCGGTAATATTTATTCAACCCCCATTCTCTGTCTGCATGTCTAATTATTTCTTATTCAACTGCTTGGCCCATGATTGATGACGTATTGACACTTCATCATAGTATCTCTGAAATGTCTTTATAACTTTAAACTCTGGGTTTTGTTCGAAGTACTCTGACTTTAAAATGTTTATCGTTTTATTTTTGTGCTGGCGTAACCGTGAAACTTGTTTTTATTAGATGAGATTTTCATCCATTATCTAATGTTCTCTGGCTTTGTATTGATTCTAACACATACTTAACCTTGTTAGTTAATAGTTGCATATGTATAGTAGTGTTAGTCTTACGTAATGTAAGAGCATTATGattattgttttagttttatatCTGTGTCGTTTCTATTCGGATAAGAAGGAGCTATTGCTTTCCGCTGCGTACTTTGGTACTTGTAGAAGGTTAAATGGGTAGTCCTTTTTACAGGGGGTGTCCGGGTCGGGTCGGGTATTTTTTTGTGGAAGATTTCGGTTgcttttttttcttgattttttcattttacattaagTAATACATCGTAATAGAACACAGAATAACAGTCTCTTGCTAAAATTGTTAACAAGTTCTTACTAGACTTTGCACAAATTTGAGTTTGACGACTATACACTAACCTCTAGATGTATTTTGTTTCGCCTGGTTACTTCTTCGTTAACCATGACGATCTAcactttcttttcttctttttattttgcGAGATAGAACGATGTTCGAGtgtttttcatttacaatacCTTGATGCAAACTAAATAAATTAGTGTATCATCTAAAACCCATATCCTGTAATATCCATGAGTTTTTCTGTTGTAAATTGTCATTATTAGAATGTTTTCTAAAGGAAAATAAGTTCAGAGATTCAAATATGCTTACCATTCAAATATGCAACTGTCAAAGAAATACAAATCACTTGCACTACTATAAAGATTAACAAAAATTTATCTCTATTCCTTACAGCCTTGTGAATGTTAGCAAGTTTTTGATTCCACACATTAGTTTTGATATTATCCACGCTCTGAAAGTCTTCTGTTTCTAGAATATTTACAAGCTCAACTTGATCACCCATGTTTTATTACGACGATGTTGCTTCTTTAAATTGTCTTCTTTTTTAATGATCTGAACACAGCCGTGATGTTTATACGTCGTGCTTAAAACTTCTCCCATatgtattgaaattattttcaaacaataaaattagtttaattGTACTGAACGAtttaacaattttgaaaacacACTCACTTCATGATGACTTCCGACTAACCTCAATTATCATATGTATAAATTTTATCTACTAAAATGTTGCGGTCACATGGTTCGTATTAAGGAAGTTCTTGTAAACATTTCTAGATCAGTTAAATTAAATTCGAGAACTAAATGTCTGCTTAGTTCCATGAATCTCATTGAgctgtatttgtttatttatactaCTTTGATAATATTGGTTAACACATCATTGCGTAATTTTATGTTGTAGaacaattttacaataaaaaataatgtgaaattaTACCAATTTTAGCCTCTATGACATTTGTGAAGTCCAAAATAAAGTAACAAGTTGGACTTTTTCCTAAGTTATATATTGATGGTTGATAGGTTGATATACGTGACAAATAAGTTCATATTGATATGTCGTCGTTTTATATGTGAACATTTCGCTGACTCGAAGATATTAATTTTAGTGAGGACGAAACACACATTATAATATGATGCTCAGATATGCATTATTAACTCCTTGAAATTATTTGTGAAATCAAATGGAATAAATGATTTGCCTTAAGAATGTTAAGAAGTCTGGAAAAAACAATCGATTAGAACAATGGCAAACATATAGCATAAAAGGAGTTAATATCATGACAAGCCTATTCTTAGTTGAAGTTCCGATGATGTTAGTGGATAGAACTATACataaatattataatacaaaatattgttGGATGTTGTCGTTCAATTCATTGTTATCGTACATTTATTTGAAGATATACGTTGGCaaatagatatttttatattcaaatttttgGCTTGCTGTCTCTACGTCGTTTCATCAGCTATTTTTCTTCATATGCATGCATGCATCGGGATTGCTTTTGACAGCATATACTAGTGCTATAATATTGCATctgttatttttgtgtttttcccGGTGAGAAAACAATTTGAAACAATGCttgtattttatcatttctaAATACAAAGTTCCTTTTTTATAAGTACGTTCTTCCTTGTGCTTATTAAACTGGAAAGTTTGGCTTATAAACGTCAAAGGATATTCATTGTCAGAAATTACAAAGTCTAGTACATTTGTGGCGTCCATTTTGATTATATTCCTGGAGTATTTAAGTTTAAGACTATCGATAAACATGatatacaaaaattaattttCGACATTACAAACTAAAAGTTTATTTTGATGAATCGAGCCAATTTGACAATAAATGACAAACCTCTAAAGACAATTCATTCCTCTGAAAGGATTAGTCTTTTTTTAATAAGTCTGTTTTCTCTCTGGcgacaataatttaaaaaaaaaaatgcaaatccaTCAGTATTCATTTTCAAATAGATTTTTGATCagcacttttttatattttctcgtctttttttctttttccagcGGTAATTCAGTTTTTGTCAGATGTCTTTAAATTTTTTGGCCCTTGAGTACCTTTTCAACAATTCACTATCCTTCATTACGTGTAAAGTCGATCCGACCTCCTAACAAATAAAAGTATCCTCGATCTATCATTTCTGTTCTCGTTATTCTTTGACACCGTTATTATTCACTTGACTCTTCGCACAAATATAAAGTTTATCTCTAGTTTTTATCAtaatcagtctttagttttctatgttgtgtattttgtacttttgtttgtcctctctacttttgtttttttttgccatagcaatgtcagtttgttttcgacttatgagtatGAAGGTCCCTTTTGTATCCTGTTTCTGCTCTTTGCCTATAGTCAACTTTCTTGCCCTCCACCTATAATTAAATTTCTCCGCCTTTTGGTCCTCtttcttatattttaatttcatctCCAACTGGTCCTTCAATAGGAAGAACGCTCTTTGATTTTCTGTTTCTTTTGCAAAGTAAGGGTCCATACTGTTAATATTTAATCTTTATGTTTATTGTCGATATTCACACTTATCACGAATATTTCATTTTGCGATGTAAATGTCCTACCTAAAAACTTTTAATCTGCTAAGCTTTATGGAGATTCTGCATTCCTTAGTTGTCTTTCATAAAGAAAGAAGTATGTAAACTTCATTAGTTTAATTTTAAAGGTAGACTACAAGTCGATTATATCGTAACAATGTTTAAGCATTGTATTTTGAAACGTTTTCTTTCACCAAAGGGTAATAAAGCCGGAACTAAATGTAAAGAACTCCATTTTTACATTGTGAAATTTCCATTTTTCTAACAGTATCCAAAAAACCTGTAGAATGTATTTAGCCAATGTTAAGATATTCTATAGCTTACATTTCCTTGATTAAGTATAACTGTTATAACGTAGCTAATTGAGTAAATCCTGAAGACAGTTATTGCTCTAAATACTAGAGGACACTAACGAACACGTCGTGATTTGATTATCTGTTCACCTCGTAGATGACCACTAATGTGTATGGTCGTACGCAACACAACGAGTGTCACTACTGGTACAGAAACTGTCTTCCCACCAGAACACTCCACTACGACTGCAGTTGCTATGTTGGGTTTGCTCTGTATTTGCCTTAATTTGCATTCTTGATTTGTCATTTGAAGgcttgccctgaaattttaatttgtatacaGACGACCTTTCAAATTGGCACGTTTTCCGATGTTCACAATACTTATGGAATTGTTTAATGACGTCATTCACACCAATTATCCTCATAAAAAAGAAGTCAATattggttaattttttttgtttaaagctGAAAGATAGCTGATCATGCCTTATGTCTTAGAAAAAGATAGGCAAAATATTCTAAGTTACCCCTATACAAAGCATAACTATCAATAATTACAACCTATTATTGATTTCAACATCattaacacgacgggtgtcactaGTAGGAGAAGGCGAACTATTTACTATTCTGGAGAAGAGGACTACAACTAATGGAATTCGTTGGGATCATGTTGCGTTTTCTATTGATGTTGTGTGTAGTGGGTCATCTTTTTTTGTGGTGTTATATTTTACTGCAAACCTGATAGCACCTtacttcttttaaattttctcgTAAAGTAACCAAGACAAAATGTATTCAtacgtacatgtataataataatttGATTAAATGAACATAACCCTTTCAGTAAATCCAATGAGTTTACtttcaatgtttatatatataaaattattttataatatgtatatgtTTTCAGAAAACCTTAATGCAAATGCTATcgtaaaatgataaatatatactaaatatttcaaagtttaatTGCACTCACTTAATCTACTTTACAACCTAATATGTCTTTCGAAAGTGATAAGTCTTGACATAGTAAATGTCAATTGGTGTATCCACTTTATTAACTAAAATATGTGTGAACCATATTCAAAAAAGATTTGAAGGTGGATAATTTGACGGAGATtataattaatagaaaaaaagaatgaATAGAGAATGATATATAAGGTTCCCCAAGTGTTATTGAATTGGGATTATTACTAATATTATGAAAAGTTAAAACTGAATATCCtaaaaaatatctatataaaatGCATAAAGTAAACACTAGCTTACCAATGTTCAAAAatctatttgaaataaaaaaatcaaaaaaatcagaaaaaatggaATCTAGAAAAGACAAGAAATACatgaaaaacctttaaaataacaatacctactgcatgtttgaaatatATCCTTCGATAAAAATCACAGAAAATACAAGACATGTTTATTTAGAAGGAACATCTTGGTATGCATATGACTTACACTACgatgtaataaaataatttatttatataattatttatttaaaatgtcctaaattttaaataaatttgccTTTCAAATACATAGTAAGTATGACAACTGCGATTGTTAACCAAACTTGAAGTATCACTGTAAAAGCCAAGATTGATTTAGTAGCTCTTCGATAATTTTACTGGCGCCATGAAAACTTGGTTGATCGAAATAGCTGAGTCACATATGACTACGAATATGTTCCAgttgtcgtaaccacaatcccgtcCTTTTCCCTCGAAAGTGACCCTCGAAATTTGACTTTGTACTTTCATGAGCAACACGATTGTTgacacatgtgaagcaggatctgttttcccttccggagcaccttacaTAATCAGCGATTTTTGATTGG of the Mytilus galloprovincialis chromosome 8, xbMytGall1.hap1.1, whole genome shotgun sequence genome contains:
- the LOC143085062 gene encoding uncharacterized protein LOC143085062 isoform X1; the encoded protein is MGDQVELVNILETEDFQSVDNIKTNVWNQKLANIHKAVRNRDKFLLIFIVVQVICISLTVAYLNAYIKKIARLETQIQQLTLNTSKLTSADRLVRLSNNREFEAPTKVEKVYRDGAGSSLKTGPLDKKCNAGDKGEKGERGDYGLRGLSGVSGDKGEIGDKGSSGAKGQTGDKGPLGEKGPTGMKGQNGEQGLKGERGPIGDKGQIGDKGQDGDKGVNGTNGPDGDKGEFGAKGREGDKGYRGEKGSIGIVGPTGNKGLPGEKGLTGAKGPQGETGLPGLKGIHGEIGINGDKGAIANEGPRGENGQKGARVEDGEKGSPGESGIIFNRQSSVESAVRNRPSCDEWYNIGNW
- the LOC143085062 gene encoding uncharacterized protein LOC143085062 isoform X2 — translated: MGDQVELVNILETEDFQSVDNIKTNVWNQKLANIHKAVRNRDKFLLIFIVVQVICISLTVAYLNAYIKKIARLETQIQQLTLNTSKLTSADRLVRLSNNREFEAPTKVEKVYRDGAGSSLKTGPLDKKCNAGDKGEKGERGDYGLRGLSGVSGDKGEIGDKGSSGAKGQTGDKGPLGEKGPTGMKGQNGEQGLKGERGPIGDKGQIGDKGQDGDKGVNGTNGPDGDKGEFGAKGREGDKGYRGEKGSIGIVGPTGNKGLPGEKGLTGAKGPQGETGLPGLKGARVEDGEKGSPGESGIIFNRQSSVESAVRNRPSCDEWYNIGNW
- the LOC143085062 gene encoding uncharacterized protein LOC143085062 isoform X3; protein product: MGDQVELVNILETEDFQSVDNIKTNVWNQKLANIHKAVRNRDKFLLIFIVVQVICISLTVAYLNAYIKKIARLETQIQQLTLNTSKLTSADRLVRLSNNREFEAPTKVEKVYRDGAGSSLKTGPLDKKCNAGDKGEKGERGDYGLRGLSGVSGDKGEIGDKGSSGAKGQTGDKGPLGEKGPTGMKGQNGEQGLKGERGPIGDKGQIGDKGQDGDKGVNGTNGPDGDKGEFGAKGARVEDGEKGSPGESGIIFNRQSSVESAVRNRPSCDEWYNIGNW